From a region of the Tenggerimyces flavus genome:
- a CDS encoding YciI family protein, with protein MEFLILLYGDEAGEEALPKEELRAITQRHHEYGALLRADGKLVYGTGLRGTDSATTMRRGNGQITDGPYADTKEQIGGFYLVDCADLDEAMDIAKKVPDSPGLTLEIRPTGG; from the coding sequence GTGGAGTTCCTGATCCTGCTGTACGGAGACGAGGCGGGCGAGGAAGCCCTGCCCAAGGAGGAGCTGCGGGCGATCACGCAGCGGCACCACGAGTACGGCGCGCTGCTGCGCGCCGACGGCAAGTTGGTCTACGGGACGGGCCTGCGGGGGACTGACAGCGCGACCACGATGCGGCGGGGCAACGGGCAGATCACCGACGGGCCGTACGCCGACACCAAGGAGCAGATCGGCGGCTTCTACCTGGTGGACTGCGCCGACCTGGACGAGGCGATGGACATCGCCAAGAAGGTGCCGGACAGTCCGGGACTGACGCTCGAGATCAGGCCGACTGGCGGGTGA